The following proteins are encoded in a genomic region of Nicoliella spurrieriana:
- the purD gene encoding phosphoribosylamine--glycine ligase produces MENWLLVGSGGREYSLAKKLAENGDRNVYVAPGNPMMNQLTNVGTVDIDEMDFAGLVEFAQQNHVDWTIVGPEAPLSMGIVDAFRERGLNIFGPTKVAAQLESSKAFAKQIMQKRGVKTAAYQEFNSAQAAIAFVQNGAFPIVIKANGLAAGKGVIIAKDEQTAVDSIHHLFEINPDSEVLIEEFMTGQEFSFIVMANGTEVVPMQIAQDHKRLLNGDRGPNTGGMGAYSPVPQFSQAVVDAALQDVIMPVLSEMKEQGHPFTGFLYAGLIQTATGTKVVEFNVRMGDPETQVILPQLESDLGTVIEQLMAGRPVTPKWQHDRFYLGAVIAAAGYPGKHRDHLALPSVSDQQISISYAGVTEVDQQLVSSGGRVLMLIASDPDLKRAQAKVNSALDQFVNSDDYEYRTDIGSKAFK; encoded by the coding sequence ATGGAAAATTGGCTATTGGTTGGTTCTGGTGGTCGTGAATATTCACTTGCAAAGAAGTTAGCAGAAAATGGTGACAGAAACGTTTACGTAGCACCCGGGAATCCAATGATGAATCAACTTACAAACGTGGGGACCGTAGATATTGATGAAATGGACTTTGCGGGGTTAGTTGAATTTGCCCAACAAAACCACGTTGATTGGACGATCGTGGGTCCCGAAGCACCACTATCAATGGGGATTGTGGATGCATTTAGGGAACGGGGACTTAACATCTTTGGTCCCACTAAGGTGGCTGCTCAATTAGAGAGTTCCAAGGCCTTTGCTAAGCAAATTATGCAAAAGCGGGGCGTTAAAACGGCTGCATATCAAGAATTTAATTCCGCTCAAGCCGCCATTGCGTTCGTTCAGAATGGTGCCTTTCCGATTGTGATCAAAGCCAACGGGCTAGCCGCTGGGAAGGGCGTGATCATTGCTAAGGATGAGCAAACGGCAGTGGATTCAATTCACCACCTCTTTGAAATCAATCCCGATTCCGAGGTGTTGATTGAAGAATTTATGACTGGTCAGGAGTTCTCATTCATTGTCATGGCTAATGGAACCGAAGTCGTGCCCATGCAAATCGCTCAGGACCATAAACGCTTATTAAATGGCGATCGCGGACCCAACACCGGTGGCATGGGAGCATATAGCCCGGTGCCGCAATTTAGTCAAGCGGTGGTTGATGCCGCCTTACAAGATGTGATCATGCCGGTCCTATCCGAGATGAAGGAGCAGGGCCACCCGTTTACCGGCTTTTTGTACGCGGGATTAATTCAAACTGCCACCGGCACTAAGGTCGTTGAATTTAACGTCCGAATGGGTGATCCTGAGACCCAGGTAATCTTGCCACAATTGGAATCAGATTTGGGAACGGTGATTGAGCAATTAATGGCCGGTCGGCCGGTAACGCCTAAGTGGCAACATGACCGCTTCTACTTAGGGGCGGTGATTGCTGCTGCTGGGTATCCTGGTAAGCATCGTGATCACTTGGCACTGCCCAGCGTATCCGATCAACAAATTAGCATTAGTTATGCCGGGGTGACTGAAGTGGACCAACAATTAGTCAGCAGCGGTGGTCGGGTCTTGATGTTAATTGCCAGTGACCCCGATTTAAAACGGGCCCAAGCTAAGGTAAATTCAGCCCTCGACCAATTCGTCAATTCAGATGACTATGAGTATCGAACTGATATTGGTAGCAAGGCATTTAAGTAA
- a CDS encoding UDP-N-acetylmuramoyl-L-alanyl-D-glutamate--2,6-diaminopimelate ligase gives MALKIEELITLLQEHALLINISGPLEAVTFANIEYDSRLIELNDLFCCKGNFKPEYLRVAAQHGAIGYLAEAEQPVAADLNLTAIIVKDVQKAMALLGAAFYGYPQNELFIIAYTGTKGKTTSAYFTYQALMNQTNHRTALISTIDTVVGPKPAQRFKSHLTTPESLDIFKYMRTAVDNGMTHLVMEVSSQAYKKNRVYGLHFDVGIFLNISPDHIGPNEHPTFADYLHCKEQLLVNSTVCIINAETDYLNDVYQTAKATSQPENIYLFARKDVKLQLPLSPDFRFVSTADTLDHNAIDLVATDDRSVQMQLAGNYQIAIAGDYNESNATAAIIAAGIAGANQTQIATGLATVMIPGRMESYRSHGHGTVYVDYAHNYASMNALLGFLKRENPAGRVIVVVGSPGNKGEDRREGFGKALSQNADVAFLTTDDPAFEDPRTIANEIDAHIDHQRVTVHFEMDRKQAIAQAIELASQNDMVVVAGKGRDPYQKINGVDTPYETDSVVVKNILKGF, from the coding sequence GTGGCTTTAAAAATTGAAGAATTAATTACACTGCTACAAGAACACGCGCTTTTGATCAACATCAGCGGACCGCTTGAAGCCGTAACGTTTGCAAATATTGAATATGACTCAAGGTTAATTGAACTAAACGACCTATTTTGTTGTAAGGGAAACTTTAAACCTGAATATTTAAGGGTTGCTGCACAGCATGGTGCGATTGGGTACCTTGCTGAAGCCGAACAACCAGTGGCAGCAGATTTAAACTTAACGGCAATTATCGTTAAAGACGTTCAAAAGGCAATGGCGCTATTGGGGGCTGCGTTTTATGGCTATCCACAAAACGAGCTCTTCATCATTGCCTATACCGGAACGAAGGGGAAAACCACCTCTGCTTATTTTACGTACCAGGCCTTAATGAACCAGACTAACCACCGAACCGCCTTGATATCAACGATTGATACGGTGGTGGGACCCAAACCAGCTCAACGGTTCAAATCGCACCTAACGACGCCCGAATCACTTGATATTTTCAAGTACATGCGGACCGCTGTTGATAATGGGATGACCCATTTAGTAATGGAGGTCTCATCACAAGCATACAAGAAAAATCGGGTGTATGGGCTGCACTTTGATGTGGGCATTTTTCTAAACATTTCACCTGATCATATTGGGCCGAATGAACACCCGACCTTTGCGGATTATTTACACTGCAAGGAACAACTCCTGGTTAACTCGACGGTGTGCATCATAAATGCTGAAACGGACTATTTAAACGATGTTTACCAAACGGCCAAGGCCACGAGCCAACCAGAAAACATTTATTTATTTGCACGGAAGGATGTTAAGTTACAATTACCGCTATCCCCTGACTTTAGGTTCGTAAGCACTGCTGACACGCTTGATCACAATGCAATTGATTTAGTAGCTACTGACGACCGGAGTGTTCAAATGCAGTTAGCTGGGAATTATCAAATTGCAATTGCTGGTGATTATAACGAGTCCAATGCGACTGCTGCCATCATTGCAGCTGGCATTGCCGGAGCAAATCAGACCCAAATTGCCACCGGACTTGCGACCGTGATGATTCCAGGACGCATGGAAAGCTACCGTAGTCATGGGCATGGAACGGTATATGTTGACTATGCTCATAATTACGCTAGTATGAACGCGTTATTAGGGTTCTTGAAACGTGAAAATCCAGCCGGCCGGGTCATCGTAGTGGTCGGTAGCCCTGGTAACAAGGGTGAAGATCGCAGAGAGGGGTTCGGGAAGGCGTTGAGTCAAAATGCTGACGTTGCCTTTTTAACCACTGACGACCCTGCATTTGAGGATCCACGCACAATTGCCAATGAAATTGATGCTCATATCGACCACCAGCGGGTGACAGTTCATTTTGAAATGGATCGCAAACAGGCCATTGCTCAAGCCATTGAGTTAGCTAGTCAAAACGACATGGTCGTAGTTGC
- the folK gene encoding 2-amino-4-hydroxy-6-hydroxymethyldihydropteridine diphosphokinase, producing MTVAYLSLGSNLGDKLSELQQAVELLNADPQIEVTKVSDVYQTAPVGGVKQDDFYNLAAQIHTTLSAGLLLNVIHQIEQQLHRVRKIHWGPRTLDIDIITFGTEQIDTETLQIPHPEMNNRRFVLEPMMQIYDGDVSKLAAANAKIEGQEIEGIGSLIKL from the coding sequence TTGACAGTTGCATATTTGAGTTTAGGAAGTAACCTGGGTGATAAGCTCAGTGAATTACAACAAGCGGTGGAGCTATTAAATGCCGATCCACAAATTGAAGTGACTAAGGTCTCTGATGTTTACCAAACCGCACCGGTCGGCGGGGTGAAGCAGGATGATTTTTATAATCTAGCTGCTCAGATTCACACCACCCTTAGTGCGGGGCTATTGTTGAATGTGATTCATCAAATTGAACAACAGCTTCACCGGGTCAGAAAGATTCACTGGGGCCCGCGGACGTTAGACATTGATATTATTACGTTCGGGACCGAGCAAATTGATACCGAAACATTGCAGATTCCACACCCTGAGATGAATAACCGGCGATTCGTTTTGGAACCAATGATGCAGATTTATGATGGTGACGTTAGTAAATTAGCAGCTGCTAATGCTAAGATTGAGGGTCAAGAAATTGAAGGAATCGGGAGTTTGATCAAATTATGA
- the purH gene encoding bifunctional phosphoribosylaminoimidazolecarboxamide formyltransferase/IMP cyclohydrolase, with amino-acid sequence MKKLALLSVSDKTGIVDFAKQLEARDYEVVSTGGTLKALVDGGVKAISVEKITNFDEMLDGRVKTLHPRIHAGILARRDNETHMQQIADQGINPIDLVCVNLYPFKETIEKPSVTDEEAIENIDIGGPSMLRAAAKNSQDVIVITDVNDYAEFIKRYDADQLDADYHRHLAAKVFRHTAAYDALIAQYLTKEEFPEKLTLTYEKVQDMRYGENSHQKAAYYSEPIPEKYSLANAKQLHGKELSYNNVRDADAALRIIAEFPEQPAVVALKHMNPCGIGTADDLLSAWNLAYESDPISIFGGIIALNREVDLATAEKMHAIFLEIVIAPSFTDEAYDVLAKKKNIRLLTVPFGPIDAKGKDEVSVLGGMLVQDRDLLHETAANFKVVSKVQPTAEQLKALAFGQNAVKHVKSNAIVVTTANQTLGVGAGQPNRIDSTKIAIEKAETKPNYDQAILASDAFFPMDDCVEFAAKHGIKAIVEPGGSIKDQDSIAKADELGVALVFSGARHFKH; translated from the coding sequence TTGAAAAAGTTAGCATTGTTAAGCGTTTCTGATAAGACTGGAATTGTTGATTTCGCTAAGCAACTTGAAGCCCGCGACTACGAAGTGGTCTCGACCGGAGGGACGTTGAAGGCCCTGGTTGATGGTGGGGTCAAGGCCATCTCGGTGGAAAAAATTACTAATTTTGATGAAATGCTTGATGGACGGGTCAAGACCTTGCATCCCCGCATTCATGCTGGAATTTTAGCTCGCCGTGATAACGAGACACATATGCAACAAATTGCAGACCAGGGGATTAATCCGATCGACCTCGTGTGTGTAAACCTATATCCATTTAAAGAAACGATTGAAAAGCCATCCGTTACTGACGAAGAAGCAATCGAAAACATTGATATTGGTGGCCCATCAATGCTTAGAGCGGCCGCAAAGAACAGCCAAGACGTAATTGTCATTACCGATGTTAACGACTATGCCGAATTCATCAAGCGCTACGATGCGGATCAATTAGATGCTGATTACCATCGCCATTTAGCTGCGAAGGTATTTAGACACACTGCGGCTTACGATGCCCTAATTGCACAATACTTAACTAAGGAAGAATTTCCAGAAAAACTAACTTTAACCTATGAAAAAGTCCAAGATATGCGGTACGGTGAAAACAGCCATCAAAAGGCTGCTTACTACAGCGAACCCATTCCTGAAAAGTACTCACTAGCAAATGCTAAGCAACTGCACGGAAAGGAATTATCATACAATAACGTCCGGGATGCCGATGCAGCATTGAGAATTATTGCTGAATTCCCAGAACAACCAGCCGTCGTTGCCTTAAAGCACATGAACCCATGTGGAATCGGAACTGCTGATGATTTACTATCGGCTTGGAACCTCGCATATGAATCCGATCCAATTTCAATTTTTGGTGGAATCATTGCGTTGAACAGGGAAGTCGACTTAGCCACTGCCGAAAAGATGCATGCCATCTTCTTGGAAATTGTGATTGCACCATCATTTACCGATGAAGCATACGATGTATTGGCTAAGAAGAAGAACATTCGGTTATTAACGGTCCCATTCGGCCCCATTGATGCTAAGGGCAAGGATGAAGTGAGCGTCTTGGGTGGCATGCTGGTTCAAGACCGTGATCTACTTCACGAAACTGCCGCTAACTTTAAGGTCGTTTCTAAGGTCCAACCAACTGCAGAACAATTAAAGGCGTTGGCATTTGGCCAAAATGCGGTTAAACACGTTAAGAGTAACGCCATTGTGGTTACCACTGCTAATCAAACCCTTGGGGTCGGTGCTGGACAACCTAACCGGATCGATTCGACTAAGATCGCAATTGAAAAGGCAGAAACGAAACCAAACTACGACCAAGCCATTCTAGCTTCCGATGCATTCTTCCCAATGGATGACTGTGTTGAATTTGCTGCTAAACACGGCATTAAGGCCATCGTTGAACCAGGTGGGAGTATTAAGGACCAGGATTCAATTGCGAAGGCTGATGAATTAGGGGTGGCATTGGTATTCAGTGGCGCTCGTCACTTTAAGCACTAA
- a CDS encoding bifunctional folylpolyglutamate synthase/dihydrofolate synthase — protein MDKKAAQYQAGLKRLNHTMKYDGKQRIELLNRIVERLYRTHPHQTVIRVCGTNGKTSTSNMVNNVLMADDRRVGLFTTPYLIDPREQITLNQVPITEHQFVDAKQVVQRTCQELGYDLTRDISEFEGWFLIALQFFITQKAQFIILECGMGGEFDATNAIDHSDYSFFTLIGMDHFKFLGNTLEAIATTKANMIRQGEQVITCANQRPVVNQILKRVAAERGASLHSAGEVSISEIDPGSLATPTKFTAEIDNVKMQIELQMMGDPQIKNAQSVIEWWHLYNSTNAHPIKLDALQLGIQRTTKLGRFSRLANGWIIDGAHNLDAINSFVATTNFYFKTQPKLIMVGFLADKEVKRCVAELQQLQNATFVTITPANHDRALPSAELLKLFQAQPAIQAGHNRVIDAHSIERGTAFLAAADSQTQKIVVGSFYNIKDVVKLIAGGI, from the coding sequence ATGGATAAAAAAGCAGCGCAATACCAAGCAGGCTTGAAGCGCCTGAACCACACCATGAAATACGATGGCAAGCAACGCATTGAGTTATTGAACCGAATTGTCGAGCGCCTTTATCGAACTCATCCCCACCAAACCGTGATTCGAGTTTGTGGGACCAATGGGAAGACTTCGACTAGTAACATGGTCAATAATGTGTTAATGGCTGATGATCGACGGGTCGGATTATTTACGACCCCTTATTTAATCGATCCACGAGAACAAATTACATTGAACCAGGTCCCAATTACTGAACACCAATTCGTGGATGCTAAGCAAGTGGTTCAACGAACTTGTCAGGAATTGGGCTATGATTTGACCCGTGATATTTCTGAATTTGAGGGGTGGTTTTTAATTGCGCTTCAATTTTTTATTACCCAAAAAGCACAGTTTATTATTTTAGAATGTGGAATGGGCGGTGAATTTGACGCTACCAATGCAATTGACCACTCCGATTATAGTTTCTTTACGTTGATTGGGATGGACCATTTTAAATTTTTGGGCAATACGTTAGAAGCGATTGCAACTACTAAGGCGAATATGATTAGGCAGGGCGAACAAGTCATTACCTGCGCTAATCAACGTCCGGTGGTCAACCAAATTTTAAAACGGGTTGCAGCCGAACGTGGCGCAAGCCTTCATTCAGCGGGGGAGGTGTCCATCAGCGAAATTGATCCCGGCTCACTAGCGACCCCGACTAAGTTCACTGCTGAAATTGATAACGTCAAAATGCAAATAGAATTGCAAATGATGGGGGATCCTCAAATTAAAAATGCCCAATCGGTAATTGAATGGTGGCACCTTTATAACAGCACGAATGCCCATCCCATTAAGCTAGATGCATTGCAATTAGGGATTCAGCGGACGACTAAATTAGGTCGCTTTAGTCGCCTTGCCAACGGCTGGATTATTGATGGCGCTCATAATCTTGATGCCATTAATTCATTTGTTGCCACGACCAACTTCTATTTTAAGACCCAACCCAAGTTGATCATGGTGGGCTTTTTGGCCGATAAGGAGGTAAAACGCTGCGTAGCGGAGTTGCAACAGCTACAAAATGCGACGTTCGTGACGATTACACCGGCCAATCATGATCGCGCGCTGCCTTCGGCTGAACTATTGAAGCTCTTTCAAGCGCAACCCGCGATTCAAGCTGGGCACAATCGGGTCATTGATGCGCACTCAATTGAAAGGGGCACCGCGTTCCTAGCTGCCGCTGATTCACAAACTCAAAAAATAGTGGTGGGTTCCTTTTACAATATTAAAGACGTCGTTAAACTAATCGCTGGAGGAATTTGA
- the asnB gene encoding asparagine synthase (glutamine-hydrolyzing) produces the protein MCGFTGYVNQKDVPSNTIVNMANRIRHRGPDDEQYFQDDNVSMGFRRLSFLDLAHGGQPMFSEDNTKVLTFNGEIYNYEEIREELKQKGHKFYTDVDSEVLIRGYEEWGPDLLKRLRGMYAFVIYDSKKQEVFGVRDHFGIKPLYYYDDGDAFMWGSEIKAFLDHPNFNKQVNIDMLPIHLSFEFVPSRDTMFKNVYKVLPGQYFVHKIGGDTEVHRYFRFNYDHIDENQTIDGDAKQISKIVKESVEKHMISDVPVGSFLSSGVDSSYVLNEAAKLKPIQSFSLGFKNSKYSELAWSTEFAKEIGQKNTPIYINGDDYFNFLPTMMYYMDEPLSNPSAVQLFYLSRRTRQDVKAALSGEGADEFFGGYNTYLEAFPFERYQRWVPKPIRKGLASVAEKLPRFHGRRFLIRGAQPLSERYYRVNYVFNYEDRDRVLKDPSLNRDSGEFTKHIFDEVAGKDEMTQMQYFDINTWLPFDILHKADRMSMCNSLEVRTPLVDKKVADFAATMPIKTRIHKGETKVSLRKAAMAALPERVANKEKMGFPSPIASWMNMPKFHAKIEEAFTSDVAQRFFNVDELQRIVKEHANGKSNMQKIFTIYTFILWYEVFFPENTSAKTVELVHKTK, from the coding sequence ATGTGTGGATTCACTGGTTATGTAAATCAAAAGGATGTCCCTAGTAATACGATTGTTAACATGGCTAATCGGATTAGACACCGGGGCCCAGATGATGAACAATACTTCCAAGATGATAATGTTTCAATGGGCTTTCGGAGATTGTCATTTTTAGACCTTGCGCACGGTGGTCAACCAATGTTTAGTGAAGATAACACCAAGGTCCTCACTTTTAATGGTGAAATTTATAACTACGAAGAAATCAGGGAAGAATTAAAGCAAAAGGGTCACAAATTTTATACCGACGTTGATTCTGAAGTCTTGATTCGTGGATACGAAGAATGGGGTCCAGATTTATTGAAGCGGCTTCGTGGAATGTATGCATTCGTAATCTATGATAGTAAGAAGCAAGAAGTCTTTGGGGTTCGTGATCACTTTGGCATTAAGCCCCTTTACTACTATGATGATGGCGATGCATTCATGTGGGGCTCTGAAATTAAGGCGTTTTTGGATCACCCTAATTTCAACAAGCAAGTAAATATCGATATGTTACCAATTCACTTAAGTTTTGAATTTGTTCCATCACGCGATACGATGTTCAAGAACGTTTACAAGGTCCTACCAGGACAATACTTTGTTCATAAGATTGGTGGCGACACTGAAGTGCACCGCTACTTCCGCTTTAACTACGATCACATTGACGAAAACCAAACGATTGATGGTGATGCTAAGCAAATTAGCAAGATCGTTAAGGAATCAGTTGAAAAGCACATGATCTCAGACGTACCAGTTGGTAGTTTTCTCTCCAGTGGGGTGGATTCAAGTTACGTTTTGAATGAAGCAGCCAAACTCAAACCCATCCAATCATTTTCACTAGGGTTTAAGAACTCCAAGTATAGTGAATTAGCATGGTCTACGGAATTTGCTAAGGAAATTGGCCAAAAGAACACGCCGATTTACATTAATGGTGATGACTACTTTAACTTCTTGCCAACCATGATGTATTACATGGACGAACCACTTTCGAACCCATCTGCCGTTCAATTATTTTACCTATCTCGACGGACCCGTCAAGATGTAAAAGCAGCACTATCAGGTGAAGGGGCCGATGAATTCTTTGGTGGTTACAATACCTACCTAGAAGCATTTCCGTTTGAACGTTACCAAAGATGGGTCCCCAAGCCAATTAGAAAGGGCTTAGCATCGGTTGCTGAAAAACTACCGCGCTTCCATGGCCGGCGATTCTTAATTAGAGGGGCCCAACCACTTAGCGAGCGTTACTACCGGGTAAACTACGTCTTTAATTATGAAGACCGGGACCGGGTTTTAAAGGACCCATCATTAAACCGGGATTCTGGTGAGTTCACCAAGCACATTTTTGATGAAGTGGCTGGTAAGGATGAAATGACGCAAATGCAATACTTTGACATCAATACCTGGTTACCATTCGATATTTTGCACAAGGCCGATCGGATGAGTATGTGTAACTCACTGGAAGTGCGGACCCCGTTGGTTGATAAGAAGGTGGCTGATTTTGCCGCTACGATGCCAATTAAAACCAGAATTCATAAGGGTGAAACCAAGGTCTCACTTAGAAAAGCTGCAATGGCTGCCCTACCAGAACGGGTCGCTAATAAGGAAAAGATGGGCTTCCCATCCCCAATCGCTTCATGGATGAACATGCCAAAGTTCCATGCTAAGATCGAAGAAGCCTTTACTTCAGACGTTGCGCAACGCTTCTTTAATGTCGATGAATTACAACGAATCGTCAAAGAACACGCAAATGGTAAGTCTAACATGCAAAAGATTTTTACCATTTACACGTTTATTCTTTGGTATGAAGTATTTTTCCCTGAAAATACCTCTGCTAAGACCGTTGAATTGGTTCATAAGACAAAATAA
- the folE gene encoding GTP cyclohydrolase I FolE, whose product MNEQQQQKIESAVKDILTAVGEDPTREGLIETPKRVAKMYAEVFSSLNREFTNYKVFNSDVQDNGTVIVRDIPFYSMCEHHLLPFFGRVTVAYVPRDGKIIGLSKIPRLVDFVASRPSVQENVTHQIGVQLDEILHPKGIAVIADARHMCMEMRGVKKQAGSTKTTYYRGVFKDPTAKRELLDEIRLS is encoded by the coding sequence ATGAATGAACAACAACAACAAAAGATTGAATCCGCAGTCAAGGACATTTTAACTGCGGTGGGGGAAGATCCCACTCGTGAGGGATTGATTGAAACGCCCAAGCGGGTGGCGAAAATGTATGCCGAGGTGTTCTCATCGCTAAATCGTGAATTTACTAACTATAAGGTGTTTAATTCCGATGTGCAGGATAATGGGACCGTAATCGTTCGTGACATTCCATTTTATTCCATGTGTGAGCACCACCTGTTACCATTTTTTGGGCGGGTCACCGTTGCCTACGTTCCAAGGGATGGCAAGATTATTGGATTGAGTAAGATTCCACGGTTGGTTGACTTTGTTGCTAGCCGGCCGAGCGTTCAGGAGAACGTGACCCACCAAATCGGGGTGCAATTAGATGAAATCTTACATCCGAAGGGCATTGCTGTAATTGCTGATGCTCGGCACATGTGCATGGAAATGCGCGGGGTTAAAAAACAGGCTGGTAGTACCAAAACGACGTACTACCGGGGTGTATTTAAGGATCCCACTGCCAAGCGCGAACTACTGGATGAAATTAGGTTAAGTTAA
- a CDS encoding NUDIX domain-containing protein, with protein sequence MAQSVDSLLALLAQLRTSRYRINEQAYHTAVTFIRTNQDRLADRKNMDGHLSASAYAFQDGRIWFIKHPYLHTILLPAGHVEPGESPLKTAQREYLEETGFATHPINDELRGLRDVNVIKIPANPLKNEGAHVHIDLRFQLTISHQQRGQAELPTFLLGRDAAPGEFHKYFDQNQ encoded by the coding sequence ATGGCACAAAGCGTTGATTCGCTGCTTGCGTTGCTTGCCCAACTGAGGACTTCCCGCTACCGAATTAACGAGCAGGCATACCACACTGCGGTGACGTTCATTCGAACGAACCAGGATCGATTAGCAGACCGCAAGAACATGGATGGCCATTTAAGTGCCAGCGCCTATGCGTTTCAAGACGGCCGGATTTGGTTTATTAAGCATCCATATTTGCATACGATTTTATTACCTGCCGGCCACGTTGAACCAGGGGAATCCCCGCTTAAGACTGCTCAACGTGAATATCTTGAAGAAACTGGATTTGCCACGCACCCCATTAACGATGAATTACGCGGCCTGCGGGATGTAAACGTGATTAAGATTCCCGCCAACCCCCTTAAAAACGAGGGGGCACACGTTCATATTGATTTACGGTTTCAACTGACCATTAGTCATCAGCAGCGTGGTCAAGCCGAACTACCAACCTTTTTATTAGGTAGGGATGCTGCGCCGGGAGAATTTCATAAGTATTTTGATCAAAACCAATAA
- the folB gene encoding dihydroneopterin aldolase has protein sequence MGESEMETIRLNNMQFHSHIGVLEEERVVGQAIQIDVEMQTNFTQLVTSDDVKDTLNYGLVFDEVADVVANNRVQLIETLGAKIIAEIKSHHGDQLARLIVRIRKLALPIDGVLDNVEIELEG, from the coding sequence ATGGGTGAATCAGAAATGGAAACCATTCGGTTGAATAACATGCAGTTCCATTCCCACATTGGGGTATTGGAAGAAGAACGCGTCGTTGGGCAAGCGATTCAAATTGATGTTGAAATGCAGACTAATTTTACGCAGTTAGTGACTTCTGATGACGTTAAGGATACTTTAAATTATGGATTGGTCTTTGACGAGGTAGCGGACGTAGTTGCCAACAATCGCGTTCAGTTGATTGAAACGCTGGGCGCTAAAATCATTGCTGAAATCAAGTCGCACCATGGTGATCAGTTAGCGAGATTAATCGTTAGAATTAGAAAACTCGCCCTCCCCATTGATGGGGTCTTGGATAATGTTGAAATTGAATTGGAAGGATAA
- the folP gene encoding dihydropteroate synthase, producing MQVKEVPMHNQNDLINIVITGNQDVASLSKVLTELHVNYWLTNELNLVIDKVQLHQLIKLTATAAWGAGLSAGLMQIYHRHQIMLRGANFELDLTIDPAIMAILNTSPDSFFDGNASNLNERSILKKVESFMVNNAKIIDLGGQSTRPGYQEIAPEVEIKRTVPFIKLIKREFPDAIISVDSYKPAVIQAVLDAGADIINDINGFEDSDAKLKLIAAYHPALIAMYNHRISQWQPDQLPAFFANRKELFASLGIHDDNWVIDPGVGFLAPDSQASDVDLINTLRELSEMNIATLIAISRKSMFKKQFGIDAKQNVWSTLVAELMMVHMGGQIIRVHDVEETNLMLQMRKQLEFPWWQQ from the coding sequence ATGCAAGTTAAAGAAGTCCCAATGCACAACCAAAATGATTTAATTAACATTGTCATTACTGGCAATCAAGATGTTGCTTCATTATCGAAGGTATTAACTGAACTGCACGTGAATTATTGGCTGACGAATGAATTAAATCTGGTGATTGATAAGGTCCAATTACACCAGTTGATCAAGTTAACTGCGACTGCCGCGTGGGGCGCCGGGTTAAGCGCCGGGTTAATGCAAATTTATCACCGGCATCAAATTATGCTCCGCGGGGCTAATTTCGAGTTAGACCTAACGATTGACCCAGCCATCATGGCGATTTTAAACACCAGTCCCGATTCGTTCTTTGACGGGAATGCGTCGAATTTAAATGAACGAAGCATTTTGAAGAAGGTCGAATCATTCATGGTCAACAACGCTAAGATCATTGATCTAGGGGGCCAATCGACGCGCCCGGGGTATCAAGAAATCGCTCCCGAAGTCGAAATTAAGCGAACGGTTCCGTTCATTAAGCTGATCAAACGGGAATTTCCGGATGCAATTATTTCTGTTGATTCCTATAAACCAGCGGTCATTCAGGCGGTATTAGATGCCGGGGCTGATATTATAAACGACATTAATGGCTTTGAAGACAGCGATGCGAAATTAAAATTAATAGCCGCTTACCATCCCGCTTTAATTGCGATGTACAATCACCGCATCAGTCAGTGGCAACCGGACCAATTGCCCGCCTTTTTCGCCAATCGGAAGGAATTATTTGCCTCGCTGGGCATTCATGATGATAACTGGGTCATTGATCCCGGCGTTGGCTTTTTAGCTCCTGATAGTCAGGCAAGTGACGTTGACCTGATCAATACGCTTCGGGAGCTGAGCGAGATGAACATCGCCACGTTAATTGCGATTTCACGCAAGAGCATGTTCAAAAAGCAATTTGGCATTGATGCTAAGCAAAACGTTTGGTCGACCCTGGTGGCTGAATTGATGATGGTTCATATGGGGGGCCAAATTATCCGGGTCCATGATGTTGAAGAGACTAACCTCATGTTACAAATGCGCAAACAACTTGAGTTTCCATGGTGGCAACAATGA